The DNA segment AATTAAAGCCGGTGACGTGATTGTCATCCGCTACGAAGGCCCCAAAGGCGGCCCTGGGATGCGAGAAATGTTAGCCCCCACCTCAGCTATTATCGGTGCAGGTTTAGGCGACTCAGTGGGACTAATTACCGATGGACGCTTCTCCGGTGGTACTTACGGTATGGTTGTGGGACACGTTGCACCAGAAGCAGCCGTTGGTGGGGCGATCGCTCTGGTACAAGAAGGTGATAGCATCACAATTGATGCCCACGCCCGTTCTTTGCAGTTGAACATATCAGACGAAGAATTAACCCGTCGTCGTGCCAATTGGCAACCCCGTCCCCCACGTTACACTACAGGCATACTGGCAAAATACGCCAAGTTGGTAGCTTCTAGTAGTGTGGGTGCTGTCACCGATTTAGACTTATTCAATAAATAGGCGGTAAATTCCAAAAAAGCCTCCTATTTTTAGATTTTGCATTTTGAATTAGTGCAGAATCACCTTTCTTGATTTTAAGTTTTAATTAGACGTGAGTTCGACGAATAAAACAACCCTCTCCTCTAGATGCGGCTACCCGCCTGCAAGGAGAAGCCACCGCGTTGTAGCAAGTGGCGTAGAGGCTTTAAAACCCCATTTCTCGTTGAGATGTTAGCTCTTTACTCCCCTCTCCGTGTCGGAGCGAAAAGTCTCAGGGGCTGGGGGAGAGGTCAAAAAAGACTTGTCGAACTCACGTTGAATTAGTGGAAAGAGAGAGGATAAATGCTGAAGTCTACAACGAGCATCCGCCTAGCCGTGAAATGGCTGGCATATAAGTTACCCTAATTGCTATTCTCTACTTGTTTAATTGGGAGTATAATATCGATTTTAGTTCCTTGGTTCTCAATAGAAGTACATTTGATAGAGCCACCATGCTGCTCAACAATAATTTGATAGCTAATAGACAAACCTAAACCAGTTCCTTGACCAACAGGCTTAGTAGTAAAAAAAGGTTGGAAAATGCTCCGACAAATGTCTTCACTCATACCACAACCATTATCAGCAATTGAGATAGTAATTTGATTGTCCTGAGAATGAAATGTACGAATCCAAATAGTTGGTGTTTCATCTATATTTGGAGCGAGAGTAGCTAACTTTGAAATTAAAGCATCGATGGCATTATTAATTAAATTTAGAAATACTTGATTTAAAAAGCGTGGATTACAAAAAATTTGAGGAATTTTCCCGTACTCTTTAATCACTGAAATAGGCTGGCCATTACTACCATCACAGTTAAGCCGATGCTGCAAAATGACGAGTGTACTATCAATACCCTCGTGAATATCAGCTTTTTTATAGTTAGCTTCATTCAAACGTGAGAAATTTGAGAGCGATTCTACAATCTCCTTAATACGAACTGCGCCAACCTGCATGGAATTCAGCAGCTTTGGCAAGTCGCTCTGGATATACTTCAAATCGCTGTTAGCAAGAGCCTTAACAATTCTGACATCTGGATTTGGATATACAGAAGCATAAGTTGTTACAAGGTTTAGTAAGTCATGAGCATACTGGTGAAGATATTCTAAATTGCCATGTATAAAACTCACTGGATTATTAATTTCGTGGGCAACCCCAGCAACCATTGTTCCCAACGCTAACATAGTTTCACGTTGAATTAATTGCATTTGAGCTTGCTGAGTTTCTTTTAATTGAAATAAAGCTGATTCAGCATTTTCTTTTGCTGCGCGGTATTTTTCCTGTACTATAAATAGTCGTTGCAGTGTGTGGTAGTAGATAGTAACACTAAAAAACACGAATAATGCTCCGAAAAAGAAAACCATCCCAGTGAGCAATGGTATCCATTCAATCAGCCTCGCAATTGTTAAATAGATGCTCCCCAAATAACCACCCAGAAAAAAAATCATTAGTAAAAACATGATTTGCCAACTCAGTTGCTCTGGTTCGGTCTTGAATAATTTGAGAATTTTTTGAGTCTTGAGAATGGATAGTCCCATTATCCCAGCCCCAAGTGTAATCAGAATGATAATGAAAGACAGAACAATGGAAGAATTCAACATAGTATTAAGCCGACATAAACATAAAAAACCGCAAGATGCTCTGTAAACTCCTACTATATCTACGCCTAGTAGACATAAGTTATAGAGATACGTCTCAGTAACTTTATCTATATAAATAGATTTACAGCGCTCACGTAATGCTTCATAAATAGGTATAGTGGGGGTTTCGCGCTCACTCCTTTTTTAGCTTCATCAAATATTTTTTATACTCATGTATTTAATGTTATAGATATTACATCTATAGGAATCCTATTTGATTTGTGAACAAGACCAAGAGATAATACGGAGAGGGATAAAAGTCTAATAGTAAACAATGAAAAGTCAGCATTTACAAGCTACTACACTTGCGGGGGAAGTATCGCAGCAATATTTAAAAGAGGAAACTGCACTGAATGCGATTGCTGAATTACAAGATTTTATAGATATGTGTCCAGATGCGCGTGAAGTAAGGAAAG comes from the Nostoc sp. PCC 7120 = FACHB-418 genome and includes:
- a CDS encoding sensor histidine kinase; translated protein: MFLLMIFFLGGYLGSIYLTIARLIEWIPLLTGMVFFFGALFVFFSVTIYYHTLQRLFIVQEKYRAAKENAESALFQLKETQQAQMQLIQRETMLALGTMVAGVAHEINNPVSFIHGNLEYLHQYAHDLLNLVTTYASVYPNPDVRIVKALANSDLKYIQSDLPKLLNSMQVGAVRIKEIVESLSNFSRLNEANYKKADIHEGIDSTLVILQHRLNCDGSNGQPISVIKEYGKIPQIFCNPRFLNQVFLNLINNAIDALISKLATLAPNIDETPTIWIRTFHSQDNQITISIADNGCGMSEDICRSIFQPFFTTKPVGQGTGLGLSISYQIIVEQHGGSIKCTSIENQGTKIDIILPIKQVENSN